The window gaaaacaagaagaacaagacaTAATTGATCAACTCCACCACCACATGGTTTCTACGAatcaaaacaaaaacagaaatcATATGTCGACCATATATGTTCTTTTTTagtgtgtgtctgtgtgtgtCAATATCAGGCAGTTGATTTTTTCCATTGACACTTCTCTTGCTAGCTTTTTTTGTGCAGATTTGACGTCACAGCTAATTTGAGCTTGTAATCTATGAAACATTAATCTGGGCATCCTTGACCATTTCAGACAATACCGTACTAAATGGGGTTTGATAGTTTCACCAAGTGGCAAAGACACATTCCTTAGGCATGTGTCACCTGATGGTATCGCTTCgcgaattttttattttttttgtataaataatatttacaaaatatGTATATGTACATTATTCTTATGCCACTCGAAAATGGTAGTATAAAGTATATAATAATTTATGACATAAGGTTATAAAACTATGAAATCAAACCGGGTAAAAGTTAAATTGTGACCATAAATCAAACACTAGCTTCAATAAATACTGAGTGTAGTGTACCACTAATTTCACCATTCTGGTATAGACTCACATCACTCCtatcaaatcattttctcaaccTATATATTGAGACAACTTCACGTTGCTACCCTCTCTCTTAAGTCTTCTTTGATTGGATGGGAAGAAGCATTATATCGTCCCACATTTAATCTAGAACTTTTTGTTCTTTTGGCCAAAACTTATAGTAGTAATACTTTATATATAAAATCTTAATTCTAGAAGATCTCCTTGCCATTGTTATCAAAAGAGGTTCTTCAATATTCGTAATAGTGGACATTTAAAGGTAATTATAGAATTCTGTCAGGTAATTTTGATTAGTGAATAAAATAGTTTAaagtgattttctttttcttttttttattctctcttttCATGTGAGTTCGCAATTGGCACAAGATTTACATGCATATTAATAAGCTCGGACTGAAACCcacaatctatatctatatctatattattataaaagcatgaatacaatgccagtttacaaaaataactttataatattatgcataataactcacaataaaaggacataactggaattctagatattagccttgtaatcctattagttttagaatATAAcactacacgttaggaatcctacataaTTACCTTTAGGAATACTATTTGTATAATTAATATCGGGCATAGACATATAATACTACATGTTATCATGTAAACCTAATACTTTTAGGAACACGTTAGGTTTCCttttagtataattactttcagGATAGACACATatttttagtcatgtaatcctattacttttaggatatacttcttaaaaaattcTATTACTAATTTTTAGAAAAGGAGAGCCTATATATTATATCACGAATAAAATATTGATAGACCAAAATAACCCTAAAATATGAAACAGAAGAACCCATAAAGAAATGACATAACTGTAATAACTAATTTTTTTGGATTACAATACCTTATATGTTAGCTTTTTAATatataagattttaaaattaataattttttgtctattaaattcttcttaacaatatgtaggaaggtttaataaaattaatttcataagaatcctctgTATTGGAACTACATTACCACTTCATGATGTCTGATACCAAGAAATAATAAAAGTAATGttaaatggactgcataaagcgtgtaaattgagaaaaaaatccCCATGTATATTTTTAtcttatatttgaactattttcctactcaaacaatattgttttaattttttgtataatattgaaaaatatacgcaattactaaataataactaagaaaatatttaagaatataaatgtgtgagaaagagaaagaaaaatatttgataagaatcaataccactaatgattttgtaaatataaagatctaaaagtggaaCGCTAGatcgatctttttactctttgaaaataaaatttatgtgaggataaaattataattaagattaaatattcaaaataaaagataaactaatattatgaattttaatgaacataaaataaattattctttATGTTAAGACCAAATAATTAATTCTAGctagagaatccaattcaattattttttaaatttatcatatgagtaaaactatattttaagttaaaaaCAAAATCTTAGGTACATAGATTTATTTCATAAAAAAAGCGTTAaagattaaaaatattattagaacacaaagtaaaaaatgTTAGTACAATATTAAGAATCAAAAAGCCATACAAGTGTccgaggaagcacaatcaaagctaaatcttgaacaagaacaagctttctagactatattataaagagtcgactctaGTATAGCGGGATTATCCTTTGTAGATGCCTTCGATGGAATCTAAATAATATTCGGTGCcaattacttgcaaatatcagaTCAAGAGGCTTGATACTATcagcaataatagcaagtggtgtaccaacaatGATTTTTTTATGAGACCACTAACTTTAGATTCGATACACCTCTTCAAATAAttgaaataaccatcacaaatatatcaaagttgCAATAATGTTAAAATTACGAGCAGTCTGTGTATGTGCCTATAGTTACATTTCTCTTTTTCGATTCAAAATTCTCGAAGGTTTTCTCAATTATCAACAATGTCGATTCATGAAGAAGATGTTGATACTCAGTTCACATCTCTAAATGCAGCTCAATCAGCCAATCAGGTTAATCATCATCATCCTCTGTACATACATCCATCTGATACGCAAGGTTCGCTCCTTATCTCTATTCAATTACAAGAATTTGAGAACTACTCGATCTGGAGTAGATCATTGAAAATTGTATTGCATGGCAAAAATAAATTAGGATTTGTTCTAGGCACCTGCAAAAAGTAACTATGATGTTAGCTTTCATGAACTATGGGATAGATGTAATGCAATAGTGCTTGTGTGGATCATGAATACAATATCTCCAAATCTACTTAGTACTGTAATATATGCATCAGATGCCTACATTGTGTGGGAAGATCTTAGGGAGATATTTGTCAAAGTAAATGCGTCTAGGGTAGCTTACTTGCATAAGGAAATAGCCTCACTAACACAAGGAGTATCCTCTGTATCTGTATACTTTTCTCGACTAAGAGAACTTTGGGATGAATATGAAACATTAACTCCTTCTCCTACATGTGGTTGTCCTGAGTCAAAGAAGTATGTTGAGCACTACCAACTTCAAAAGCTCTATCAGTTTCTCACTGGGTTTAATGAttcatatgaaaatgctaagaatCAGGTGTTAATGACTAGACCACTACCTAATCTGAATCAAGCTTATGCTATGATTATCAATGTTGAAAGTCAGAAGATCAATAGAAAGGGTGTGTATGGCTGTAATGATGTTAATAAAGCTGATGCTATGATGAGTAATAGACACTATAATAATAGTGGAGGTTTCAACAATAATGGATGCCCTACAAATACTGGATATACTAGGGGCTATAAGACTAAAAGCTCCTTCAATAAGCCACCGATTTATTGTGAGTACTGCAGGTGCAAAGGACACACCAAGGAAAATTGCTTCAAGCTACATGGCTATCTGAGTGATTTCAAAAACAAGATGAGAGGAGGAAACTTCAATGCTTAGTACAACAATTTAAGCAACCATGAAAGTTAGCCTTCAGAAACACAAAGCAGCTCCTTGGGAAAATCTGCTCTCAGTTCCCCAGCTCAATTTTTTACTCTAGAACAATACCAACAAATCTTGCAGATGTTGAACAAAGGCAAGGATGCTGAACCTGTAGCCAATTCAGCAACTACAGGAACAACATGTAGCATACATGCCTTTATGTCTACCTTGATAAATCATAAGTGGATAATAGATACCGGAGCATCTAATACATGGTGCATAGTCTAAACCTAATAGATTCCTATAAAGAATTATCATAGGCATATAAAAACAAAGTATATCTACCCAAAAGTGAGAAGGTTACTATTACACATACTGGGATCTGTTCCCTTTTCAGAGATAAGAAGGTCCAGAACATATTACATATTCCAGAGTTCAAGTATAATCTACTCTCAGTCTCTAAGATCACAAAAGAACTAAGGTGTATGGTTGCATTCTTTCAtgatttttgtgtttttcaggaGCTCTTCGGTGGGAAGGTCCTGGGGATTGGTAAAGAAGTACTTGGTCTCTATATTCTCAAGGCTGAAGACATGCAATCTCCTGATCAACATTTATCACCAACTGTAAATACCATTGTTAGTAGTAAAAATAAGTGTTCTAGTGAGAGTAACATACAATCTTGC is drawn from Nicotiana tabacum cultivar K326 chromosome 22, ASM71507v2, whole genome shotgun sequence and contains these coding sequences:
- the LOC142175764 gene encoding uncharacterized protein LOC142175764 is translated as MSIHEEDVDTQFTSLNAAQSANQAPAKSNYDVSFHELWDRCNAIVLVWIMNTISPNLLSTVIYASDAYIVWEDLREIFVKVNASRVAYLHKEIASLTQGVSSVSVYFSRLRELWDEYETLTPSPTCGCPESKKYVEHYQLQKLYQFLTGFNDSYENAKNQVLMTRPLPNLNQAYAMIINVESQKINRKGVYGCNDVNKADAMMSNRHYNNSGGFNNNGCPTNTGYTRGYKTKSSFNKPPIYCEYCRDKKVQNILHIPEFKYNLLSVSKITKELRCMVAFFHDFCVFQELFGGKVLGIGKEVLGLYILKAEDMQSPDQHLSPTVNTIVSSKNKCSSESNIQSCNMFSLWHKRLGHAPLKVVQKLHSLHDLHVTGDHCTVCPIAKQSRLPFHLSSSCSTSVFALVHADD